The following coding sequences are from one Hymenobacter sp. DG25A window:
- a CDS encoding MBL fold metallo-hydrolase, which produces MQVKPVVRFPALLLFLVLPFLTHNAHAQASSPHAFTVVPLGVKGGLDESNLSTYLVAPTGSNAYVCLDAGSLQQGIEKAIANKVFATSLDTVLRQYIRAYLLSHAHLDHVAGLLLHAPDDAPKPIYALPECIATLQASYFNWQAWPNFGNEGAKPALGKYQYQRLVPGQETAQAGTGMSVRAFPLSHAAPHQSAAFLLKSQNSYLLYLGDTGADKLEKTHSLRALWQTIQPLVVSRQLKAIFIEVSYPNEQPANQLFGHLTPTLLLQELAVLGQLTGAEALRGLPVVITHIKPTAGNEAAIKKQLDDANKLQVKFVFPEQGERLEF; this is translated from the coding sequence ATGCAAGTGAAACCCGTCGTGCGCTTTCCAGCCCTGCTTCTCTTCCTTGTGCTGCCTTTCCTCACCCATAACGCCCATGCTCAAGCCAGCAGCCCCCATGCTTTTACCGTAGTGCCGCTGGGCGTGAAAGGCGGCCTCGACGAAAGCAACCTCTCCACCTATCTGGTGGCCCCCACCGGCTCTAACGCCTACGTCTGCCTCGATGCGGGCAGCCTGCAGCAGGGCATTGAAAAAGCCATTGCCAACAAGGTCTTCGCAACTTCTCTCGATACAGTACTTCGGCAATACATCCGCGCCTACCTGCTCTCCCACGCCCACCTCGACCATGTGGCCGGCCTGCTGCTTCATGCTCCCGATGATGCCCCTAAGCCTATTTATGCGCTGCCGGAGTGCATTGCCACGTTGCAAGCCAGCTATTTCAACTGGCAGGCTTGGCCGAATTTTGGGAACGAGGGGGCTAAACCGGCCTTGGGCAAATACCAGTATCAGCGGTTGGTGCCCGGCCAGGAAACCGCCCAGGCCGGCACCGGCATGAGCGTTCGGGCCTTCCCCTTAAGCCATGCTGCCCCCCACCAAAGCGCAGCTTTTTTGCTGAAAAGCCAGAACAGCTACCTGTTGTACCTGGGTGATACGGGCGCGGATAAGCTGGAAAAAACCCACAGCTTGCGGGCGCTCTGGCAGACAATTCAGCCGCTGGTGGTTTCCCGCCAGCTCAAAGCCATTTTCATTGAGGTTTCTTACCCGAACGAGCAGCCTGCCAATCAGCTTTTCGGCCACCTGACGCCTACTTTGTTGCTGCAGGAATTGGCGGTGCTTGGTCAGCTTACCGGCGCGGAAGCGTTGCGGGGTCTTCCGGTTGTTATTACCCACATTAAGCCTACGGCGGGCAATGAAGCGGCCATTAAGAAGCAATTAGATGACGCAAATAAGCTGCAGGTGAAGTTTGTATTTCCGGAGCAGGGGGAGCGGCTGGAGTTTTAA
- a CDS encoding GNAT family N-acetyltransferase yields MLFPNNLSTRDASPSALHDVKAFSDGHVCILPTIIPICAAHSLSAVMIFREAQVDDIPQIMTVRLAVRENRLSDPSRVTAQDCEDYLKRRGKGWVCEVAGQVVGFAIADLQDHNIWALFIDPEFAAQGIGKRLHDMMLDWYFRQTAEPVWLSTGPSTRAEEFYRCQGWQETGRTQSGEVRFEMRTWPSHTL; encoded by the coding sequence GTGCTTTTTCCCAACAACCTCAGCACGCGAGATGCTTCGCCTTCGGCTCTGCATGACGTTAAGGCGTTTTCCGATGGGCACGTTTGCATCCTGCCCACCATCATCCCAATTTGCGCCGCCCATTCACTCTCAGCCGTTATGATTTTCCGCGAAGCGCAGGTAGATGATATTCCACAGATTATGACGGTGCGGCTGGCGGTGCGGGAAAACCGGCTTTCCGACCCCAGTCGGGTAACGGCGCAGGATTGTGAGGACTACCTCAAGCGGCGTGGCAAAGGCTGGGTGTGCGAGGTAGCCGGCCAGGTGGTGGGCTTTGCCATTGCTGATTTGCAGGACCACAATATCTGGGCGCTGTTCATCGACCCGGAATTTGCCGCGCAGGGCATTGGCAAACGCCTGCACGATATGATGCTGGATTGGTATTTCCGCCAAACCGCCGAACCCGTCTGGCTCAGCACCGGCCCCAGCACCCGCGCCGAGGAATTCTACCGCTGCCAGGGTTGGCAGGAAACCGGCCGCACCCAGAGCGGAGAAGTACGGTTTGAGATGCGCACTTGGCCAAGCCATACCTTGTAG
- a CDS encoding MFS transporter, with protein MTTPQRSRAAVSALFFLSGLCFASWASRIPDIRLYLGLSEGQLGQLLLAMPVGSVAALPLAGWLVDTYGSRRVVQIAAAMYALSLPLLGWAPTAWTLAAGLVLFGSGGNLLNISVNAQALEVQKGYGEKVIMGSFHGLWSLAGFVGGVVGAWLVGWQQTPLVHFAGISAALVLLLLVVRGSLPQSTEHAEGTGLVLRMPDGYLLRLGLIALFGLLCEGCMFDWSGVYFQQVVHADKAWVTSGYVAFMSTMALGRFGSDYLTSHLGVARVLQLSSALICLGLLTAVLFPGLPTALLGFLLVGFGTSSVIPLTYSAAGRVKGMSPGIALALVSTVGFFGFLAGPPLIGLLAQISSLRLSFAFVALMGATIGLLTVGMSNSKEELEPVPLPLEG; from the coding sequence ATGACAACTCCTCAAAGGAGCCGTGCTGCTGTTAGCGCGCTTTTTTTTCTGAGCGGCCTGTGCTTTGCCAGCTGGGCCTCCCGTATTCCGGATATTCGCCTGTACCTGGGCCTTTCTGAAGGGCAGCTGGGGCAGCTGCTGCTGGCCATGCCGGTGGGCTCGGTAGCGGCGCTGCCGCTGGCCGGCTGGCTGGTTGATACCTACGGCAGCCGCCGCGTAGTGCAAATTGCGGCGGCCATGTATGCCCTTTCCCTGCCGCTGCTGGGCTGGGCTCCCACCGCCTGGACGCTGGCGGCCGGCCTGGTGCTGTTTGGCAGTGGCGGCAACCTGCTGAATATCTCCGTAAATGCCCAGGCCCTGGAAGTGCAGAAGGGCTACGGCGAAAAGGTAATTATGGGCTCCTTTCATGGTCTCTGGAGCCTGGCCGGCTTTGTGGGTGGCGTGGTAGGCGCGTGGCTGGTGGGCTGGCAGCAAACCCCGCTGGTGCATTTTGCCGGTATCAGCGCTGCACTGGTACTGCTGCTTTTGGTAGTGCGCGGCAGTTTACCACAATCAACGGAGCACGCGGAGGGCACCGGCCTGGTGTTGCGCATGCCCGATGGCTATCTGCTCCGATTGGGCCTCATTGCCTTGTTTGGGCTGCTTTGCGAAGGCTGTATGTTTGATTGGAGCGGGGTGTATTTCCAGCAGGTGGTGCACGCCGATAAAGCCTGGGTAACCAGCGGCTACGTGGCCTTTATGAGCACCATGGCCCTCGGTCGCTTCGGCTCCGACTACCTCACCAGCCACCTGGGCGTGGCGCGGGTGCTTCAGCTCAGCAGTGCGCTGATCTGCCTGGGCCTGCTCACAGCGGTGCTGTTTCCGGGTTTGCCCACGGCGCTGCTGGGCTTTCTGCTGGTGGGTTTTGGTACGTCGTCGGTTATTCCCCTTACCTACAGCGCAGCCGGGCGCGTGAAGGGCATGTCGCCGGGCATAGCGCTGGCGCTGGTGTCTACCGTGGGGTTCTTTGGTTTCCTGGCCGGCCCGCCCCTCATTGGCTTGCTGGCTCAGATTTCCAGCCTGCGGCTTTCCTTTGCTTTTGTGGCTTTGATGGGCGCTACCATCGGCCTGCTCACCGTTGGTATGTCGAATAGCAAGGAAGAGCTGGAGCCGGTGCCGCTGCCGTTGGAAGGCTAG
- a CDS encoding AI-2E family transporter, producing MQDSSKPQYPLYIKAPLVMLGLALFVFTLHLAGNIIFPLLFAAIFAILLHPIEQFLVRHKVPQLLAITITVVLGMAALLALLYFIYIEAIQLGDQWPQFKAKLLQTAQEFQVWLAAHFGISNQRLMGWLREAGNRATSMAGVVVTAVSGLLLVATLVPVYVFLLMLYKQRLIEFLTQVFSGRRQDTNVAEVLRESKATIQSYMVGLLIEASIVATFNTVALLIIGVPYALLLGVVGALLNFIPYIGGLVAVALPMLMAFISTDGYGSVLAVLVAYLVIQFIDNHYLIPRIVASKVKVNALVAIVGVLVGNAVGGVAGMFLALPVIAILKIIFDRIEPLKPWGMLLGDEESTRTRWKKSRNSVAPRQDG from the coding sequence ATGCAAGACTCCTCCAAACCCCAGTATCCCCTTTACATTAAAGCGCCGCTGGTGATGCTGGGGTTGGCGTTGTTCGTTTTTACGCTGCACCTGGCCGGCAACATTATATTTCCGCTGCTGTTTGCCGCCATTTTTGCCATTTTGCTCCACCCCATCGAGCAGTTCCTGGTTCGGCACAAAGTACCGCAGCTGCTGGCCATCACCATCACGGTGGTGTTGGGCATGGCGGCCCTGCTGGCCCTGTTGTATTTCATCTACATCGAAGCCATTCAGCTCGGCGACCAGTGGCCCCAGTTTAAGGCCAAGCTGCTGCAGACAGCCCAGGAATTCCAGGTCTGGCTGGCGGCGCATTTTGGCATTTCCAATCAGCGTCTGATGGGCTGGCTGCGCGAGGCCGGCAACCGGGCTACGTCCATGGCCGGCGTAGTGGTTACGGCGGTTTCGGGGCTGCTGCTGGTGGCCACGCTGGTGCCGGTCTACGTCTTCCTGCTGATGCTGTACAAGCAGCGCCTCATTGAGTTTCTGACGCAGGTTTTTTCCGGCCGGCGTCAGGACACGAATGTGGCCGAGGTTCTGCGCGAAAGCAAAGCTACCATTCAGAGCTACATGGTTGGGTTGCTGATTGAAGCCAGCATTGTGGCCACGTTCAACACCGTGGCCTTGCTCATCATTGGCGTACCCTATGCCCTGTTGCTGGGGGTAGTGGGGGCGCTGTTGAATTTCATTCCCTACATCGGTGGGCTGGTGGCGGTAGCGCTGCCCATGCTTATGGCCTTTATCAGTACCGATGGCTATGGCTCCGTGCTGGCGGTTTTAGTAGCCTATCTGGTTATTCAATTCATCGATAACCACTACCTGATTCCGCGCATTGTGGCCTCCAAAGTGAAGGTAAATGCGCTGGTGGCCATTGTAGGCGTGCTGGTGGGCAATGCCGTTGGGGGCGTGGCGGGCATGTTTCTGGCCCTGCCGGTTATTGCTATCCTGAAAATCATCTTCGATCGGATTGAGCCTCTGAAACCCTGGGGGATGCTGCTGGGCGACGAAGAAAGCACCCGCACACGCTGGAAAAAGTCCCGGAATTCAGTAGCCCCGCGGCAGGATGGCTAG
- a CDS encoding M20/M25/M40 family metallo-hydrolase has product MKLFHLLLPVSVLLPLSLAAQTATPATTADPLIQKMVGEVSAKNLEADIRKLVSFGTRHTLSDTKSKKRGIGASRRWVEDEFKRYSKASGGRLQVTQDTFTIKPDGRRISRPVLMANVMATLPGTDPTDTRVIIVSGHIDSRVSDVMNATADAPGANDDGSGTVAVMELARIMSKEKFPCTLVFVAVQGEEQGLYGSTHMAGRAKKEGWNLIAMLNNDIMGNSTGHDPEIKDATHLRVFSEGVPANETPEQAKLRRTLSNENDSPSRGLARYAQTVAKQYLPQHEVVLIYRPDRFLRGGDHTPFNQLGFTAVRFTEMNEDFTHQHQDLRTENGRAYGDTPEGVDYDYLRKNTGVNLSTMASLALAPAAPENVGVLTADLTNHTQLQWEAPKLGERPAGYYVLMRETNAPQWQQKFFVTDTKADLPHSKDNYIFGVVSVDAEGHESLPGLPKPVR; this is encoded by the coding sequence ATGAAGCTATTCCACTTACTGTTGCCGGTTTCTGTTTTATTGCCGCTCTCGCTGGCTGCCCAAACCGCAACCCCTGCTACCACCGCTGATCCGCTCATCCAGAAAATGGTGGGCGAGGTTTCGGCCAAAAACCTGGAGGCAGACATCCGCAAGCTGGTATCCTTTGGCACGCGCCATACACTGTCGGACACCAAAAGCAAAAAGCGCGGCATTGGCGCGTCCCGGCGCTGGGTAGAAGACGAGTTTAAGCGCTACAGTAAAGCCAGCGGCGGCCGCCTGCAGGTTACCCAGGATACCTTCACCATTAAGCCCGATGGTCGTCGCATCAGCCGCCCGGTGCTCATGGCCAATGTGATGGCTACACTGCCCGGCACTGACCCCACGGATACGCGGGTTATCATTGTGAGCGGGCATATCGACTCTCGGGTTTCGGATGTGATGAATGCTACCGCCGACGCGCCTGGGGCCAACGACGACGGTTCCGGCACGGTAGCCGTGATGGAGTTGGCCCGGATTATGTCGAAGGAAAAGTTTCCCTGCACCCTGGTGTTTGTGGCCGTGCAGGGCGAAGAGCAAGGACTTTATGGCTCTACGCACATGGCCGGGCGGGCTAAAAAGGAGGGCTGGAACCTCATAGCCATGCTCAATAATGATATTATGGGCAACTCCACCGGCCACGACCCCGAAATTAAAGACGCCACCCACCTGCGCGTGTTCAGCGAAGGGGTGCCCGCCAACGAAACGCCCGAGCAGGCCAAGCTGCGCCGCACGCTCAGCAACGAAAACGACTCCCCGTCCCGGGGCCTGGCCCGCTACGCCCAAACCGTAGCCAAGCAGTACCTGCCCCAGCATGAGGTGGTGCTAATATACCGCCCCGACCGTTTCCTGCGCGGCGGCGACCATACGCCGTTTAACCAGCTGGGCTTCACGGCCGTGCGTTTCACGGAAATGAATGAGGACTTCACGCACCAGCACCAGGACCTGCGCACCGAAAACGGCCGCGCTTACGGCGACACGCCCGAAGGCGTAGACTACGACTACCTGCGGAAAAATACGGGCGTAAACCTCTCTACCATGGCCTCGCTGGCACTGGCTCCGGCCGCTCCGGAAAACGTGGGCGTCCTTACCGCCGACCTCACCAACCACACCCAGCTGCAGTGGGAGGCTCCTAAACTGGGCGAGCGGCCCGCCGGCTACTACGTGCTGATGCGCGAAACTAATGCGCCGCAGTGGCAGCAGAAGTTCTTCGTAACCGACACCAAAGCCGACCTGCCCCACAGCAAGGACAACTACATCTTCGGGGTGGTATCGGTTGATGCTGAAGGCCACGAAAGCCTGCCCGGCCTGCCGAAGCCCGTGCGGTAA
- a CDS encoding beta-ketoacyl synthase N-terminal-like domain-containing protein, producing MTDFRIVIRGRGRISALGTDALAAFPGPAFQLNAAAGLPVAVLPEAAEATLQALRSSRPAYRALDRSVLLALQAAGQAVQQAGWTEENRLPTAVSLGSSRGATERLEAFHAEFLRTGLPPTPTSPLTTLGNVASWVADSLGATGGAISHSSTCSTALQALGNAMAWLRAGLVPRFIAGGTEAPLTPFTLAQMQALGIYSGASADAFPCRPGAGGASTFVLGEGAAVFALEAVPTSEVEPGSLVLESVGFGFEATGTKTGLTPNGQHFQHAMRQALALAGRTTVEVDLVVLHSPGTTAGDAAERRALEEVFGPNLPACTSNKWLVGHTLGASGALSLDFALQMLEGRFAPEPLPFSSWLNEQPASARIRRVLVNAAGFGGNAACALVSVAG from the coding sequence ATGACTGATTTCCGCATTGTCATCCGGGGCCGGGGCCGCATTTCGGCGCTGGGTACTGATGCGTTAGCCGCGTTTCCGGGGCCGGCTTTCCAGCTTAACGCCGCCGCTGGTTTACCCGTGGCGGTGCTGCCCGAGGCGGCAGAAGCCACCCTGCAGGCCTTGCGCAGCAGTCGCCCCGCCTACCGTGCTCTGGACCGCAGCGTGCTCCTGGCTTTGCAGGCCGCCGGGCAAGCCGTGCAGCAGGCGGGTTGGACGGAGGAAAACCGCCTCCCCACCGCCGTTAGCCTGGGTTCCTCCCGCGGTGCTACTGAGCGGCTGGAAGCCTTCCATGCCGAGTTTTTACGCACGGGCCTGCCACCTACTCCTACCTCCCCGCTCACCACGCTGGGCAACGTGGCCAGCTGGGTAGCCGACAGCCTGGGCGCTACCGGCGGCGCCATTAGCCATAGCAGCACGTGCAGCACAGCACTGCAGGCCTTGGGCAATGCTATGGCGTGGCTGCGCGCCGGCTTGGTGCCCCGCTTTATAGCGGGCGGCACCGAGGCCCCGCTCACGCCCTTCACGCTGGCCCAAATGCAGGCCTTGGGCATCTACTCCGGGGCATCGGCTGATGCGTTTCCGTGCCGGCCCGGGGCGGGCGGGGCCTCTACTTTTGTATTGGGGGAAGGCGCCGCTGTATTTGCACTGGAAGCCGTACCTACTTCTGAGGTGGAGCCGGGCAGCCTGGTGCTGGAAAGCGTAGGGTTTGGGTTTGAGGCCACCGGCACCAAAACCGGCCTTACACCCAACGGTCAGCATTTTCAGCATGCCATGCGGCAAGCCCTGGCTTTGGCGGGGCGCACTACCGTTGAGGTAGATTTAGTCGTGCTGCACAGTCCGGGAACTACCGCGGGTGATGCTGCAGAGCGCCGGGCCCTGGAGGAAGTATTCGGCCCTAATCTGCCGGCCTGCACCTCCAATAAATGGCTGGTAGGCCACACGCTGGGTGCTTCCGGCGCCCTCAGCCTGGATTTTGCCCTGCAAATGCTGGAGGGCCGCTTTGCGCCGGAGCCGCTGCCATTTTCCAGTTGGCTGAATGAGCAACCGGCCTCGGCAAGGATTCGGCGGGTGCTGGTGAATGCCGCCGGCTTTGGCGGTAACGCGGCCTGCGCTCTGGTTTCAGTGGCCGGGTAA
- the bioA gene encoding adenosylmethionine--8-amino-7-oxononanoate transaminase, producing the protein MPTLAERDHAVLWHPYTQMQTAPLPVPIVRGEGSWLIAEDGTRYLDGISSWWVNLHGHAHPHIARRVSEQLNTLEHVLFAGFTHPTAVELAEQLLELLPRNQARVFYSDNGSTAVEVALKMVLQFFHNQGQPERRTFLCFRDSYHGDTFGAMAVSSRGAFTQPFWPLLFDVEFIDVPTVGREAEVLAQLDAALARPEVAGFIFEPLVLGTAGMVMYAPEILSEMLRRCHQHGVLCIADEVMTGFGRTGPLFASELLTEQPDMMCFSKGLTGGTLAMGLTTCAAPIYAAFLSDDKMKALFHGHSYTANPIACAAALASLELTRADECTAQRQRIAAAHAAFRQEIDGEPGIRQVRQQGTILAVEYDPGEGTSYFSRLRDTFYQLAIDSHVVLRPLGNVVYLLPPYCTTNEELELLYAVLRRMRELVLNHVPATNLPEYLHD; encoded by the coding sequence ATGCCAACGCTTGCTGAACGGGACCACGCCGTACTGTGGCACCCTTACACCCAGATGCAGACTGCCCCCCTGCCCGTGCCCATTGTGCGCGGCGAAGGCAGCTGGCTGATTGCTGAAGATGGCACCCGCTACCTGGATGGTATTTCCTCCTGGTGGGTGAACCTGCACGGGCACGCCCACCCGCACATTGCCCGGCGCGTGAGTGAGCAACTCAACACCCTGGAGCACGTGTTGTTTGCCGGTTTTACGCACCCCACCGCCGTGGAGCTAGCCGAGCAGCTGCTGGAGCTTCTTCCCCGGAATCAGGCCCGGGTCTTTTATTCCGATAATGGCTCTACCGCGGTGGAAGTGGCCCTGAAAATGGTGCTGCAATTCTTCCACAACCAGGGCCAGCCGGAGCGCCGCACTTTCCTCTGCTTCCGCGACTCCTACCACGGCGACACCTTCGGGGCCATGGCCGTGAGCAGCCGCGGGGCCTTCACGCAGCCGTTCTGGCCGTTGCTCTTCGATGTAGAGTTTATAGATGTGCCCACCGTCGGCCGCGAGGCAGAAGTGCTGGCTCAGCTGGATGCAGCCCTCGCCCGCCCGGAAGTAGCCGGCTTTATCTTCGAGCCACTGGTGCTGGGAACCGCGGGTATGGTGATGTACGCGCCGGAGATACTGAGCGAGATGCTGCGCCGCTGCCATCAGCACGGGGTGCTTTGTATTGCCGATGAGGTGATGACGGGCTTTGGCCGCACCGGTCCGCTGTTCGCCAGTGAGCTGCTCACGGAGCAGCCCGATATGATGTGCTTTTCCAAAGGCCTTACCGGCGGCACCTTAGCCATGGGTCTCACCACCTGCGCCGCGCCCATCTACGCCGCTTTCCTGAGCGACGACAAGATGAAGGCCCTTTTCCACGGCCACTCCTACACCGCCAACCCCATAGCCTGCGCCGCCGCCCTGGCCAGCCTGGAATTAACCCGTGCCGACGAATGCACGGCCCAGCGCCAGCGCATTGCCGCCGCACACGCCGCTTTCCGCCAGGAAATAGACGGGGAACCCGGCATCCGGCAGGTACGCCAGCAGGGCACCATTCTGGCCGTGGAGTACGACCCCGGCGAAGGCACCAGCTACTTCAGCCGCCTCCGCGACACCTTCTACCAACTGGCCATCGACAGCCATGTGGTGCTGCGCCCGTTGGGCAATGTAGTGTACCTGCTGCCGCCCTACTGCACCACCAACGAGGAACTGGAGCTGCTGTACGCGGTGCTGCGCCGCATGCGGGAGCTGGTATTAAACCATGTTCCGGCCACCAACCTGCCCGAGTACCTGCATGACTGA
- the bioD gene encoding dethiobiotin synthase: MERLFITGIGTDVGKTVASAVLTEALQADYWKPVQAGLEPTTDTGTVRRLVQNPVSKFWPERFRLQLPASPHAAAAAEGLTLQPADFQLPDTTNHLIVEGAGGLLVPLAPGFLMADLLQQFGLETVVVSRNYLGSINHTLLTVEALQLRGVRVRGLLFNGEPNPATEDFISQHTGLPIMPRLLPESNISAAVVSRYAVEFREWFRK; the protein is encoded by the coding sequence TTGGAACGTCTTTTCATCACCGGCATCGGCACCGATGTCGGCAAAACCGTAGCCTCAGCCGTCTTAACGGAAGCTTTGCAGGCTGATTACTGGAAACCGGTACAGGCCGGGCTGGAACCTACTACTGATACCGGCACGGTTCGCCGCCTGGTGCAAAACCCAGTCAGCAAGTTCTGGCCGGAGCGTTTTCGGCTGCAGCTGCCGGCCTCGCCCCACGCCGCTGCGGCCGCGGAAGGTCTCACCCTTCAACCTGCCGATTTCCAGCTACCGGACACCACGAACCACCTGATAGTAGAAGGCGCCGGCGGCTTACTGGTACCTCTGGCGCCCGGCTTTCTGATGGCCGATTTACTGCAGCAGTTTGGACTGGAAACCGTGGTGGTTTCGCGCAATTATCTGGGCAGCATCAACCACACCCTACTCACGGTTGAAGCGCTGCAATTGCGCGGCGTACGGGTGCGGGGCCTCCTATTCAACGGCGAGCCAAACCCGGCCACCGAAGACTTTATCAGCCAGCACACCGGCCTGCCCATTATGCCCCGGCTCCTACCGGAGTCCAACATTTCGGCGGCGGTGGTAAGCCGCTACGCGGTGGAATTCCGGGAGTGGTTTAGAAAGTAG
- a CDS encoding NADPH-dependent FMN reductase: MKNLLAICGSASQNSSNLAVLQAIKSYLPPQYSLDIMEELEELPHFVPAQTDRLTPAAVVAFRQAVSEAAGVIICTPEYIFSIPARLKNALEWCVSTTVFTDKPVALLTASANGLRGHEELGLIMKTIGAHYTDDTMLLIQGIKGKVNQQGEIIDEITQTQLRHITSSFLTLL, encoded by the coding sequence ATGAAAAATCTGCTGGCAATCTGTGGAAGCGCAAGTCAAAATTCCTCCAACCTGGCCGTCCTACAGGCAATAAAGTCATACCTGCCACCACAGTATTCGCTGGATATTATGGAAGAACTGGAGGAGCTGCCGCACTTTGTGCCCGCTCAAACCGACCGCCTGACGCCAGCCGCCGTCGTTGCCTTCCGTCAGGCTGTTAGCGAGGCAGCAGGGGTTATCATTTGCACACCCGAATACATTTTCAGCATTCCGGCGCGGCTGAAAAACGCTTTAGAATGGTGTGTATCCACTACCGTTTTCACTGATAAGCCCGTCGCTCTACTAACAGCCTCCGCCAATGGCCTGCGGGGCCACGAAGAACTAGGGTTGATTATGAAAACCATTGGGGCGCATTATACCGACGATACCATGCTGCTGATTCAGGGAATAAAAGGAAAAGTAAATCAGCAGGGAGAAATAATTGATGAAATCACTCAGACTCAGCTGCGTCATATCACCAGCTCCTTTCTGACTTTACTGTAA
- a CDS encoding aminotransferase class I/II-fold pyridoxal phosphate-dependent enzyme: protein MPLSLPLHQRLAAQLAQREAAGTRRHLTVSAGDLADFSSNDYLGLSQHPSVQSAVQRAATEPAGSTGSRLLTGNSAAAEALETMLAQFHRAEAALLFNSGYGANLGFFTAVPRRGDTILYDEASHASVKDGIRGSFATAWSFRHNDLPDLEKKLARATGAVFVAVEALYSMDGDMAPLPELAAFCQQHGLYLVVDEAHSNGIYGPQGEGLVVELGLEEAVFARILTFGKALGSQGAAIAGPAVLRDYLLNFSRPFIYTTALPPLTVAGLLAAYAVLPTLSAERQQLFALSDYLKTALNAVAGLRIPQESHVIHPVFFTDNPGPARVRKIADQAQQAGFDVRAIVSPTVPTGTERLRLIVHSFNTEAEIDGLAAVINKQI, encoded by the coding sequence ATGCCTCTCTCCCTGCCGCTCCACCAACGCCTGGCCGCTCAGCTCGCACAGCGCGAAGCAGCGGGTACGCGCCGCCATCTCACAGTATCGGCAGGTGATTTGGCAGATTTCAGCTCCAATGACTACCTGGGCCTGAGTCAGCACCCATCCGTGCAGTCCGCGGTGCAACGGGCCGCGACTGAGCCCGCTGGCAGCACCGGCTCCCGCCTCCTCACCGGCAACTCCGCCGCCGCTGAAGCCCTGGAAACCATGCTGGCGCAATTTCACCGCGCCGAAGCTGCGCTGCTGTTCAACTCCGGGTACGGAGCAAATTTGGGTTTCTTTACCGCCGTACCTCGGCGCGGTGACACCATTTTGTATGATGAAGCTTCACACGCCTCGGTAAAAGACGGCATCCGGGGCTCCTTTGCTACCGCCTGGAGCTTCCGCCACAACGACCTCCCGGATCTGGAGAAAAAGCTGGCGCGCGCAACGGGCGCCGTATTCGTGGCCGTGGAGGCGTTATATTCCATGGATGGCGACATGGCCCCGCTCCCGGAGCTGGCCGCCTTTTGCCAACAGCACGGGCTGTATCTGGTAGTAGATGAAGCGCATTCCAACGGCATTTACGGGCCGCAAGGCGAAGGCCTTGTTGTAGAACTAGGGCTGGAAGAAGCAGTTTTTGCCCGCATCCTCACGTTTGGCAAAGCACTCGGCAGCCAGGGCGCTGCCATTGCCGGCCCCGCCGTACTGCGCGACTATCTGCTGAATTTCAGTCGGCCGTTTATCTACACCACGGCCCTGCCCCCACTAACGGTAGCCGGGCTTTTGGCGGCCTATGCGGTCCTGCCAACGCTTTCCGCTGAGCGCCAGCAATTGTTTGCGCTTTCCGACTACCTGAAAACAGCCCTCAATGCCGTGGCAGGCCTGCGGATACCCCAGGAAAGCCACGTGATTCATCCGGTGTTTTTTACCGATAATCCCGGCCCGGCCCGCGTGCGGAAAATTGCGGATCAGGCGCAGCAAGCCGGCTTTGATGTACGCGCCATTGTGTCGCCCACCGTTCCTACTGGCACCGAGCGGCTGCGCTTAATTGTGCATTCATTTAATACGGAGGCAGAGATTGACGGGCTGGCAGCAGTTATCAATAAGCAGATATAA